Sequence from the Ziziphus jujuba cultivar Dongzao chromosome 9, ASM3175591v1 genome:
AAAGGaaatttatatgcagcaaccggAAGGGTTAATAACAAAAGGTCAAAAGCACATGGTTTGCAAGTTACATAGGTCtatttatggacttaagcaagcatCCAGATCATGGAACATCATGTTTGATCaagttatcaaattatatggttttgagaaaAGCCCTAATGAACCATGTgtgtataaaaagattcaaagaaTAGTGGTTGTTTTTCTGGTtctttatgtagatgacattTTGTTAATTGGAAACAGTGTGAAAGTGTTGTCAGACGTAAAGGGTTACCTGAAAGAgcagtttgatatgaaggacttgggtGAAGCTAACTATATTCTAGGAATCAAACTTTTACGAAACTGGAAAAAGAGATGTTAGCTCTATCCCAAGCTTCCTACATTGATAAAATAGTGACCAGGTTCGGCATGGAAAATTCCAAAAAGGGACTTCTACCCTTCAGACATGGAATTCATCTTTCTAAGGagcaatcaccaaaaactcctgaagagaaagaactcatgagtaagaaaccttatGCTTCGGCTGTTGGTAGTCTCATGTATGCCATGCCATATACCAGGCTAGATATCTGCCATGGGGTGGGAGTAGTAAGCCGGTACCAATCAGAACACTGGACTGCCGTGAAACATATACTCAAGTATTTAAAGAGAACGAGGGATTATATGTTGGTGTATTCCAGTGGGAGTCTTGAAACCCTTGGTTATACGGACTCTGATTTTCAAGGGGATATTGATTCTAGTAAATCAACATCAGAATATGTGTTTATCCTAAATGGAGGAGCCATTTGTTGGAGGAGTGTTAAACAGACTTGTGTTGCTGACTCCACAACTGAAGCTGAATATGTAGCTGCATCTGAAGCTGCAAAGGAAGCTGTATGGCTTAAGAAATTTCTTTTAGATCTCCATGTGATACCAGGTGCAGATCGGCCCATTACCCTTTACTGTGATAACAATGGGGTCGTAACACAGTCCAAAGAACCCAGGCCTCACAAAAAGTAGAAACACATATTAAGAAAGTACCACTTGATCCGTGATTTCATTGATAGAGGAGATACAGTGGTTACTAAGATAGGATCTGAGGAGAACCTAGCAGACCCTTTTACTAAGACTCTTCTTGAACGTGTGTTTGAGAAGCATGTAAATTGTATGGGTCTTAAGAGGATTCCAGATTTACTTTAGAGTAAGTGGGAGTTGGTTACATTTATGCTCTAGCAGCAAGActaattgtaatttcattttctgatttaatGTATGGATTTTCAATTCTTATGCACGTTTTATTTTACGTATAAGGTCCAGattaattatgtagtatatgatcatatggataTGTCTATAGAAGACATGGTCAtaggttctcataattaatgaacTATTTCACAGTTGTTAAATAAAGTTGGGCACTTTATTTAGActgcaatattttatgaaataatttgtcttggttattataaaatatttgaatgaaTTATGGTCATTCTGAGAGGATCGTaagagatttaattaaggataaatttctgTGAAATGTATTAATTCTCAGGCGATAttagatatgttatttttcttaatcctgagtatattataataggtaattaagtgactatggttctttgaattatcaataggtGAGGTCTATTTTTGAACGGccaatatcttgatgatttgggaatCATGGTCCTTTGATTGctaagtatttatgaaatatacaaaaaggAATTTGTATGAAATAACCTCTTGACATGTTTCGGTACTCGGATGTTGAAAGTCACTAGCCAGTGCATTGGATCCGTTAGAGAAACTGATAAgttaagagaataaataattaattgattgacagaaattattatcaattaattattaatattttacaaaggaaaaatacatttaatataaatattattaatcttggAGTTCACATCTGGGCTTTTAGTGGAATAGCACCAGATAAGATCACAGTCCCAGGCTTGCTCAGAGCAAGTGGGAGATTGTTGGATTaatgctcttggagcaagctaatccatgattaggagccttgattaataatgagcCATAGGATCCCCAAACCAGCTCATTAATTGACAGAGCCTatgtaattgattattaagatacaagaaggAGCCCATTAATTGGGCCTAAGGTGTTATTAAACCCTAGGAGGATTAGGGTTAGCAGTTTATAAATATACTGTTTATTACCCTCCAGTTAATAAGTTTaacgtattattttctagagatttagaatctcagtagaaaataaaacaccttgagagaaaaaatagaaactgtgagtttcagaggttttttcagattaatctgcttgtttcttttgtgatcaggtgcACCCACACGCAAATCTGTCACTTAGAAAATAGTTTGGAAGGTTCTACGCTAAAGGTTAGTAAACTTATGgataatgacataatttattgcacactttattcaatctcgatcAGGCTTCCGCTGTGTATATGATACTAGCATCCATTTCCTCATGCTCTATTGAAATAAGTCAATTTGCTGCAAGACCTGACCATTAGAGTTGTGGAATTTCAAAATGACAAACTTATTAAATTGATCATGCTGCATTGAGgctattttaaaatgaaagggTTTGAGTTTAGCATCCACAAGAGAGGGATGACCcaaaaagaaaggaattgatCTTATTGATCGTTACGAGTACCCCAAATTTTATTCCTAATATGAGGAACTAGGCAAGCATAGAGAGCAGTGAAAATATATTTACCCTATCTTCCATGATTTTAATAAGCACATTTATTATTCGGTTGGAAGGAAAGATTAATTCAATATCTAATCTCTTATCCTTCCATAGCAGCCAAATACCACCACAGAACCTTATGGAATCAATCTTTATAACTTTAGGCTGTCCAATATTAGTAGTACTCTTATCAGCTTGAATACCACTAACTCGAGTCTCCATAAGAACCAAAATGTAAACATCATATCGAGAAATATAATTTCGAACAAATCCAGCAAAAACAACAATACCAGCACCCCATACATTCCACAAAAGAATATTCATGATTAAGAAATAAAGAAGAGATAGAGACCAAAGTCTAAAAGGCATCTGTAACAACAATTTCATCAAAAGCTTTACTTTTAGCATgctataaaaaaatacaatcaaATTCTAGAATCTGAACATCATTCTGACCAATATCAGGAGGTTTTGGATTAAATAACCTTCAATAACTCATCTTCTTCTTAGAACCAAgatcaccttcaaaattattcttGAGATTAAGAGCTATTAGGCCCATACTCTCTTTGAAACTAGTAGGAGAGTTCTCCTCCAAAGGTCTATGAGCACCAGATTTCTCAAGCTTAACTTGCCTTCTGTCATGctttcttttatagttttaagCAGTCTTGTGTAGTTCAGCCCTTGACTATCttaaacaatttttcttttatgaactTTCCCTTTCCCAAAGGCAACAAAACCTTACAAAATGCTTTTTAACCTGAAAATTAGAGATATCAAATAGAGTTTTAGAGGAACCAAATTGGTTAGCAAAAATTCTAGTGCTTGGCTTTGAAGCCTCAAGAGGGTGCTTTATATTATCTTGAAGAAACAACTCCTAAGAAGCTGCCACCTGGCCCTCTTTAGCATTATCAATACTATCAAGCACATTGAAAGCATTATTTAGAGTAAGGTTTAGGATTGAGGTAGATTTCCGAGGATTGCCTTTGCCAAATCTTTATAGGTTAAACCAAAATCCATGGCCCAAATTGACCTTTGCTTTGCTGACTATCCTTAAGAATAGAAGCTCTGTTGAGGGAGAAATAAACCATTTCTATTATATTAATgacttatacaaaataaatagatagataaaacataaaatatttatacatttaatGGGACTCACAGACATAATAGCCTATGAAACACTTGACACCTAAACACCTGACACTACTAACTTGGACATGATAGCTCTTTGTCTAGGAGCCTACTTTACTCAAATTGAGTAGCTATGTCATTCACACCAACCGAGAGTCTCCTTGGAGCTCACTTGTGTAGCTCACCAAGCATGGAAGCCAAAGATTCCTTTTATACTTGACAAAGTCGGTTGCTTTGGCCTGCTAAAAGCTTCTAGACTTCTCCTCTATGCTTTGCTCTCAttctcaattttatatttttttcacaaattccaatGCTTTACTTGCCAACCAAGTATATCAGGTATACTAGTTAATTTTAGAACGTTCTAAATCAATATTGATCCTTCAATTCTACACCTCAATATTGACTTgccattctttcttttcttcttgagtGCTGAAAAATTATCCCATGCTTCCTTTGCTGTCTTGGCATCTCCAATAGGCTTCGATATTATCTCTTTCATGGAAGTTTTAAtcagtgatgaaaatatcgatatcgatgaaaatgtcgagggtatgattttatggaaatattgatagaaatgtcgatatcgatggaaatgtcgataaaattatagaaactataaaaatttaatttagaatacaaatttttttatatgagacaattaatatagcaaaataatgtaaaaaaatataataattagaatataagcAATATCATAGtccacaaatatttaaaattattgtaagtataaaaaatacaatgttTACTGAATTCACTTATAAGTGAAGTCTAAACTGCCTAATTTGAAACTAGGCCATTCTCTCTTCGCAGTGTATGAAAACCTTGTTGATTTCCATGCTTACAATGCCTTTCTAAGAGAATATTGTAGGTAATGTCATATGGAACCACTCCTAAATTAAGCATGGCATCTTAGAGCATATTAGCATTTTTTATCTGTCATTTCTTGCAAAGTCCATTCATAAGCATTTTATAGGTTACAACACTTGGGACATGTCCATCTTTCTAAAACTCCCTAAGCAAATTAAATCCCAATTTCACATCACCCAATTTACAAAACCGATCAATGATCATCCATCAAAAAGTGTAGTGTAAGTGATCTTGTTAGGCTTCAACCCTCTAATACTCATTGCATCAACAAGCTTTTTGGCTTCTTTTAAATTCCCAACCTTGCAAAGGCCATTTATAAGTGTATTCTATGTCACCAAATCAGGTTCAATATTTTTCCTCAACATTTCCTGAAACGTTTCCATGGCCAAATCAACCCTCCCACACTTGCACTGCCCACCAATCAATGCGGTAAATGTAGCATCATTCGGAACCAAACCCCTGTGACACATTTCAACAAACAACTCATTTGCATTGTCCAACCTGCATTCCTTACATAATGCAGTTATCAAGACACTGTAAGTAAACACATTGGCATATGTTCTACTCTCCTCCATAACTCTTTTCAATCTAAAACCCTCTTCTAAATTCCTTGATTTATAGTACCCATTAATCAAAGTATTGAAACTAACAACAATGGGATGCAAAACCCACTTCcccatttcatcaaacaccAACTGGGCTTCTTTAACTTCACTATCTTTATACAATTTGTCACTCAAGCAAGACATCATCAGCTATAGCAAACATTTTTTTGGTGCTCAAGCTGTGAACCAGTGGAACAAAATTTACAACTTTGTGTTTCCCATCAGAGCCAAGACCTTTCTTCTTCCATTTCCTG
This genomic interval carries:
- the LOC107427026 gene encoding putative pentatricopeptide repeat-containing protein At1g09680, with amino-acid sequence MSLVNVTALMKWKIKSSKACWQLRPVKQKPSRRAIYQRQCRLSVTGDTDRGRKKFLSEIIRKWKKKGLGSDGKHKVLMMSCLSDKLYKDSEVKEAQLVFDEMGKWVLHPIVVSFNTLINGYYKSRNLEEGFRLKRVMEESRTYANVFTYSVLITALCKECRLDNANELFVEMCHRGLVPNDATFTALIGGQCKCGRVDLAMETFQEMLRKNIEPDLVT